The following proteins come from a genomic window of Musa acuminata AAA Group cultivar baxijiao chromosome BXJ1-7, Cavendish_Baxijiao_AAA, whole genome shotgun sequence:
- the LOC103992984 gene encoding probable WRKY transcription factor 70 has product MKGGNSPHAEAAALSPCGRRAAIQDISRAHELVSQLQAVLLHLPAGSWSQLGQDMAKQILQLTTSALSTLQFCGCGASDDGGTGNCSGELSKSSEGRDGLHGRQTRRKNKTATKVKTTVPYEDGYQWRKYGQKTINNAMYPRCYYKCTYRDEQGCPATKTVQQQDSYADPPTFMVEYSMKHTCKTPQTIFPVLMVESSPQKASLHGSDSTGSSELQDLHLSPPSSVVTHSESHDKYSSSNEQEQPCQHEGLMPVNTLDELDMESMDMFMGNFDGWFYVE; this is encoded by the exons ATGAAGGGGGGGAACTCACCGCATGCCGAAGCCGCAGCGCTGTCGCCATGTGGCCGTCGCGCGGCGATCCAAGACATCAGTCGAGCGCATGAACTCGTGAGCCAACTGCAAGCTGTTCTCCTGCACTTGCCTGCTGGTAGCTGGTCGCAGCTGGGACAAGACATGGCGAAGCAGATACTGCAGCTCACCACCTCCGCTCTCTCCACCCTCCAATTCTGCGGCTGTGGGGCATCCGACGACGGCGGAACTGGCAATTGTTCCGGCGAACTGAGCAAGAGCTCGGAGGGAAGGGATGGGCTTCATGGCCGTCAGACAAG GAGGAAGAACAAAACAGCGACCAAGGTTAAGACGACTGTGCCCTATGAGGATGGCTATCAATGGAGGAAGTATGGGCAGAAAACTATCAACAATGCAATGTATCCGAG GTGCTACTACAAGTGCACTTACAGGGACGAGCAAGGATGCCCGGCGACGAAGACAGTGCAGCAACAGGATAGCTATGCCGACCCACCCACTTTCATGGTGGAGTACAGCATGAAACACACCTGCAAAACCCCCCAGACCATCTTCCCCGTACTGATGGTGGAATCCTCCCCACAGAAAGCCTCCCTCCATGGCAGCGATTCCACCGGATCATCGGAGTTGCAGGACCTGCACCTTTCTCCTCCCTCGTCGGTCGTCACCCATAGCGAGAGCCACGACAAGTACTCGTCGAGCAATGAACAAGAACAGCCATGTCAACACGAAGGCTTGATGCCAGTAAACACGCTTGACGAATTGGATATGGAGTCGATGGATATGTTCATGGGAAACTTTGATGGATGGTTCTACGTTGAATGA
- the LOC135679349 gene encoding transcription factor WRKY45-2-like, with the protein MGSKEEGDRWQMKLKEELIKAQQLATRLMEVLQSGPGEESLVDQVLSAVSKALVILDAEGKAAAPLGDEHGTEISGLKKKKILLPRRVGYRRRAHPYKCRTILAVTNEDGYAWRKYGQKDIHGAAHPRSYYRCIHKHDRGCQATRQVQKTEDDVSVFSITYMGEHTCADAATLPVQGPPCVISFESNTAGQGVPSLKQECDEEVVSSHSPADDSSSAFPDFSAFMVSAAAAADQYDVTSVFRSSTSSLDMEFDPETFNFDGVFSQGDEYIS; encoded by the exons ATGGGCTCGAAGGAGGAAGGAGACCGGTGGCAGATGAAGCTGAAGGAAGAACTGATCAAAGCGCAGCAGTTGGCGACTCGCCTGATGGAGGTGCTGCAATCGGGTCCCGGCGAAGAATCGCTCGTCGACCAGGTTCTGAGCGCCGTCTCCAAAGCTCTCGTTATCCTGGACGCCGAGGGTAAAGCTGCGGCGCCACTTGGTGACGAGCACGGAACCGAAATCTCTggcctgaagaagaagaagatcctaCTTCCTCGAAGAGTCGGATACAGAAGGAG AGCACATCCATACAAATGCAGAACCATCTTGGCCGTGACGAACGAAGATGGCTATGCGTGGCGGAAGTACGGGCAGAAGGACATCCATGGTGCTGCTCATCCAAG AAGCTACTACCGCTGCATCCACAAGCACGACCGGGGGTGTCAGGCCACAAGGCAAGTCCAGAAGACGGAGGACGACGTCTCTGTCTTCTCCATCACCTACATGGGAGAACACACCTGCGCGGACGCGGCCACGCTGCCGGTGCAAGGACCACCCTGCGTCATCAGTTTCGAATCGAACACCGCCGGCCAAGGAGTTCCTTCGCTGAAGCAGGAGTGCGACGAGGAAGTGGTGAGCAGTCACTCACCAGCCGACGATTCTTCCTCGGCGTTCCCGGACTTCTCCGCGTTCATGGTGTCCGCTGCTGCGGCCGCGGACCAGTACGACGTCACGTCGGTCTTCAGGTCTTCCACCAGCAGCTTGGACATGGAGTTCGATCCGGAGACGTTCAACTTCGACGGCGTGTTTAGCCAGGGCGATGAGTACATCAGTTAA